In the Heterodontus francisci isolate sHetFra1 chromosome 8, sHetFra1.hap1, whole genome shotgun sequence genome, one interval contains:
- the LOC137372722 gene encoding PALM2-AKAP2 fusion protein-like isoform X2, whose product MNPKREKSPTANKPSAFLGKVKKNGEELKENVIDMGDRYSPSVTMETSEDISACESTFVDKSITMETEVTENGTIHQGKVNGTAERKYSGFKDQKQILNTCTFIAENVKETSDRNHGGNINEMSQESQGEVFKMEGFNPTEQVPFAFEAVPPYEMPEVIYAIIHKDHFNDSSATVFGGAAANSVAATVVPEVNEKEMLKTYQSTNEAKNEAIAPVVTRPKKYSTANPSLIDLNEGILETFSEVRQNEENVENFSAIDLSKLTIESSTPLVISQNDKSLGLLATSLNGPIKSFLASNCNQIPNKSMMYQRESETIPSANQNEFLPSTTLLQYMGEFESAHTDKFKCIKKHSNANHHHRDLIQENGPDESLTSLSKKLMLEIMELQHRSIKSNPNQNEVKSQSSNTKPQSAEQIPEQKGQTKASGNENVDTEHMDFATARRQWLMLEKISRTHGPRSPVKQQKNKTVTKRIIKELLNDPSVTKLMKREASYPRSASFSEDKVQSNTSIGIKIDEMDSWRSLTNLNNKQDVLALQENDGTMGDLEQNLFLNRADFSVCSEGSDSGLDDSTCRSEGDNLTDAIFHNETSSSLSVMHGKPETPIEREIRLGVKREESLRKARGITKHACSEEYVEIKTRPLILQPVTSPSAKVKNNQFAEMQMQREILLERQREEDLVHKGKVKGTYDKSLISEIEERRKFFEQRYPFPLPPSSKMFIPHINTPAALLATSPIIKKCPSNNEINVHNVRLENGVLTSEEDKTGDPDAVLNLKCPPVETAHIIILETPDVITRHSSDCTLSSISSLQKEETLQKNPFYKLRSHGSQSILSQEIREVLQREEELRKQRCNLHGTATVHESSMSSLTNLPPGYISNENSSQDCPGSALGGSYMC is encoded by the exons atgaaccccaagagagagaagtctcctacagcaaacaag CCAAGTGCCTTCTTGGGCAAGGTGAAAAAGAatggagaggaactgaaagaaaacgTCATTGATATGGGAGATAGGTATTCACCATCTGTAACTATGGAAACCAGTGAGGACATTTCAGCATGTGAAAGTACTTTTGTGGACAAATCTATTACAATGGAAACAGAAGTAACAGAAAATGGCACTATTCATCAAGGAAAGGTAAATGGAACTGCTGAAAGAAAATACTCTGGGTTCAAGGACCAAAAGCAAATTTTGAATACTTGCACGTTTATAGCAGAAAATGTAAAAGAAACCAGTGATAGAAATCATGGtggcaatataaatgagatgagcCAGGAGTCTCAAGGTGAGGTTTTCAAAATGGAAGGCTTCAACCCCACAGAGCAAGTACCTTTTGCATTTGAAGCTGTGCCTCCATATGAAATGCCAGAAGTGATTTATGCCATTATTCACAAGGACCACTTCAACGATTCTTCAGCTACAGTATTTGGTGGAGCagctgcaaattcagttgcagcaACAGTTGTACCTGAGGTCAACGAGAAAGAAATGTTGAAGACCTACCAAAGTACAAATGAAGCTAAAAATGAAGCAATTGCTCCTGTAGTCACTAGACCAAAAAAGTATTCAACAGCAAATCCATCATTAATTGACCTAAATGAAGGAATACTAGAAACCTTTTCAGAAGTCAGACAAAATGAAGAAAATGTTGAAAATTTCTCAGCAATTGATTTAAGTAAGTTGACCATAGAAAGTTCAACTCCTTTAGTCATCTCCCAGAATGATAAAAGCTTGGGTCTATTGGCCACTAGTTTAAATGGACCAATAAAATCTTTCCTAGCCAGTAACTGTAATCAAATACCAAACAAAAGTATGATGTATCAAAGAGAGTCAGAAACCATTCCATCTGCTAATCAGAATGAATTTTTGCCCAGCACCACTCTATTGCAATATATGGGTGAATTCGAATCTGCCCATACAGATAAATTCAAATGCATCAAGAAGCATTCAAATGCAAATCATCATCATCGTGACTTAATTCAGGAAAATGGACCTGATGAAAGTTTGACTTCTCTAAGTAAGAAACTTATGCTAGAAATAATGGAACTGCAGCATAGGTCAATAAAAAGTAACCCTAACCAGAATGAAGTGAAAAGTCAATCCAGCAATACCAAACCCCAATCTGCTGAACAAATCCCAGAACAAAAAGGCCAGACTAAAGCATCAGGGAATGAAAATGTGGACACAGAACATATGGATTTTGCCACTGCCCGCAGACAGTGGTTGATGCTGGAAAAGATTAGCAGAACTCATGGTCCTAGATCACCAGTCAAGCAGCAGAAGAATAAAACGGTGACGAAACGCATTATTAAAGAATTATTAAATGACCCTTCTGTTACTAAACTGATGAAAAGGGAGGCAAGCTATCCacgttctgcatctttctctgaaGATAAAGTACAAAGCAACACATCAATAGGCATCAAAATTGATGAAATGGATTCCTGGAGAAGTTTAACAAATCTAAATAACAAACAGGATGTACTAGCATTACAAGAGAATGATGGCACAATGGGGGATTTGGAGCAGAATTTGTTCTTGAATAGAGCGGATTTTAGTGTTTGCTCAGAAGGGAGTGATTCTGGTCTAGATGACTCAACTTGTAGATCTGAAGGTGACAATTTAACTGACGCCATATTTCATAATGAAACTTCAAGTTCTCTGTCTGTGATGCATGGAAAACCCGAAACTCCCATTGAAAGAGAGATCCGTCTAGGTGTGAAACGAGAAGAAAGTCTAAGGAAGGCCAGAGGCATCACAAAACATGCTTGCTCTGAAGAATATGTAGAAATCAAAACTAGGCCACTTATTTTGCAGCCTGTAACCTCCCCTTCAGCAAAAGTTAAAAATAATCAATTTGCTGAGATGCAGATGCAGCGTGAAATTTTACTTGAGCGTCAACGGGAGGAGGACCTTGTCCATAAAGGAAAGGTCAAGGGAACATATGATAAAAGTCTAATTTCAGAGATTGAAGAGAGAAGGAAGTTCTTTGAACAACGGTATCCTTTCCCACTGCCACCATCCAGTAAAATGTTTATTCCCCATATTAATACACCTGCCGCTTTGTTGGCTACATCTCCAATAATAAAAAAGTGTCCCTCCAATAATGAAATAAATGTTcataatgttaggttggaaaatggTGTACTAACTTCAGAGGAAGACAAGACAGGCGATCCTGATGCTGTACTGAATCTTAAATGTCCACCTGTAGAAACTGCTCACATTATAATACTGGAAACACCAGATGTGATCACACGGCATTCTTCAGACTGCACGCTGTCTTCCATCTCATCTCTGCAAAAAGAGGAGACATTACAAAAGAACCCCTTCTATAAGCTCCGCTCACATGGATCCCAGTCCATTCTTAGTCAGGAAATCAGAGAAGTTCTACAGCGAGAGGAAGAGCTACGTAAACAAAGGTGCAACCTCCATGGAACTGCAACAGTACACGAAAGCAGTATGTCATCTTTAACAAATTTGCCACCAG
- the LOC137372722 gene encoding PALM2-AKAP2 fusion protein-like isoform X1 produces the protein MQSLGDRGIQVAESRVNVGGAGFRVRRPACFTAISGLAAHSRNPGWLGTGAAPWRQPSAFLGKVKKNGEELKENVIDMGDRYSPSVTMETSEDISACESTFVDKSITMETEVTENGTIHQGKVNGTAERKYSGFKDQKQILNTCTFIAENVKETSDRNHGGNINEMSQESQGEVFKMEGFNPTEQVPFAFEAVPPYEMPEVIYAIIHKDHFNDSSATVFGGAAANSVAATVVPEVNEKEMLKTYQSTNEAKNEAIAPVVTRPKKYSTANPSLIDLNEGILETFSEVRQNEENVENFSAIDLSKLTIESSTPLVISQNDKSLGLLATSLNGPIKSFLASNCNQIPNKSMMYQRESETIPSANQNEFLPSTTLLQYMGEFESAHTDKFKCIKKHSNANHHHRDLIQENGPDESLTSLSKKLMLEIMELQHRSIKSNPNQNEVKSQSSNTKPQSAEQIPEQKGQTKASGNENVDTEHMDFATARRQWLMLEKISRTHGPRSPVKQQKNKTVTKRIIKELLNDPSVTKLMKREASYPRSASFSEDKVQSNTSIGIKIDEMDSWRSLTNLNNKQDVLALQENDGTMGDLEQNLFLNRADFSVCSEGSDSGLDDSTCRSEGDNLTDAIFHNETSSSLSVMHGKPETPIEREIRLGVKREESLRKARGITKHACSEEYVEIKTRPLILQPVTSPSAKVKNNQFAEMQMQREILLERQREEDLVHKGKVKGTYDKSLISEIEERRKFFEQRYPFPLPPSSKMFIPHINTPAALLATSPIIKKCPSNNEINVHNVRLENGVLTSEEDKTGDPDAVLNLKCPPVETAHIIILETPDVITRHSSDCTLSSISSLQKEETLQKNPFYKLRSHGSQSILSQEIREVLQREEELRKQRCNLHGTATVHESSMSSLTNLPPGYISNENSSQDCPGSALGGSYMC, from the coding sequence CCAAGTGCCTTCTTGGGCAAGGTGAAAAAGAatggagaggaactgaaagaaaacgTCATTGATATGGGAGATAGGTATTCACCATCTGTAACTATGGAAACCAGTGAGGACATTTCAGCATGTGAAAGTACTTTTGTGGACAAATCTATTACAATGGAAACAGAAGTAACAGAAAATGGCACTATTCATCAAGGAAAGGTAAATGGAACTGCTGAAAGAAAATACTCTGGGTTCAAGGACCAAAAGCAAATTTTGAATACTTGCACGTTTATAGCAGAAAATGTAAAAGAAACCAGTGATAGAAATCATGGtggcaatataaatgagatgagcCAGGAGTCTCAAGGTGAGGTTTTCAAAATGGAAGGCTTCAACCCCACAGAGCAAGTACCTTTTGCATTTGAAGCTGTGCCTCCATATGAAATGCCAGAAGTGATTTATGCCATTATTCACAAGGACCACTTCAACGATTCTTCAGCTACAGTATTTGGTGGAGCagctgcaaattcagttgcagcaACAGTTGTACCTGAGGTCAACGAGAAAGAAATGTTGAAGACCTACCAAAGTACAAATGAAGCTAAAAATGAAGCAATTGCTCCTGTAGTCACTAGACCAAAAAAGTATTCAACAGCAAATCCATCATTAATTGACCTAAATGAAGGAATACTAGAAACCTTTTCAGAAGTCAGACAAAATGAAGAAAATGTTGAAAATTTCTCAGCAATTGATTTAAGTAAGTTGACCATAGAAAGTTCAACTCCTTTAGTCATCTCCCAGAATGATAAAAGCTTGGGTCTATTGGCCACTAGTTTAAATGGACCAATAAAATCTTTCCTAGCCAGTAACTGTAATCAAATACCAAACAAAAGTATGATGTATCAAAGAGAGTCAGAAACCATTCCATCTGCTAATCAGAATGAATTTTTGCCCAGCACCACTCTATTGCAATATATGGGTGAATTCGAATCTGCCCATACAGATAAATTCAAATGCATCAAGAAGCATTCAAATGCAAATCATCATCATCGTGACTTAATTCAGGAAAATGGACCTGATGAAAGTTTGACTTCTCTAAGTAAGAAACTTATGCTAGAAATAATGGAACTGCAGCATAGGTCAATAAAAAGTAACCCTAACCAGAATGAAGTGAAAAGTCAATCCAGCAATACCAAACCCCAATCTGCTGAACAAATCCCAGAACAAAAAGGCCAGACTAAAGCATCAGGGAATGAAAATGTGGACACAGAACATATGGATTTTGCCACTGCCCGCAGACAGTGGTTGATGCTGGAAAAGATTAGCAGAACTCATGGTCCTAGATCACCAGTCAAGCAGCAGAAGAATAAAACGGTGACGAAACGCATTATTAAAGAATTATTAAATGACCCTTCTGTTACTAAACTGATGAAAAGGGAGGCAAGCTATCCacgttctgcatctttctctgaaGATAAAGTACAAAGCAACACATCAATAGGCATCAAAATTGATGAAATGGATTCCTGGAGAAGTTTAACAAATCTAAATAACAAACAGGATGTACTAGCATTACAAGAGAATGATGGCACAATGGGGGATTTGGAGCAGAATTTGTTCTTGAATAGAGCGGATTTTAGTGTTTGCTCAGAAGGGAGTGATTCTGGTCTAGATGACTCAACTTGTAGATCTGAAGGTGACAATTTAACTGACGCCATATTTCATAATGAAACTTCAAGTTCTCTGTCTGTGATGCATGGAAAACCCGAAACTCCCATTGAAAGAGAGATCCGTCTAGGTGTGAAACGAGAAGAAAGTCTAAGGAAGGCCAGAGGCATCACAAAACATGCTTGCTCTGAAGAATATGTAGAAATCAAAACTAGGCCACTTATTTTGCAGCCTGTAACCTCCCCTTCAGCAAAAGTTAAAAATAATCAATTTGCTGAGATGCAGATGCAGCGTGAAATTTTACTTGAGCGTCAACGGGAGGAGGACCTTGTCCATAAAGGAAAGGTCAAGGGAACATATGATAAAAGTCTAATTTCAGAGATTGAAGAGAGAAGGAAGTTCTTTGAACAACGGTATCCTTTCCCACTGCCACCATCCAGTAAAATGTTTATTCCCCATATTAATACACCTGCCGCTTTGTTGGCTACATCTCCAATAATAAAAAAGTGTCCCTCCAATAATGAAATAAATGTTcataatgttaggttggaaaatggTGTACTAACTTCAGAGGAAGACAAGACAGGCGATCCTGATGCTGTACTGAATCTTAAATGTCCACCTGTAGAAACTGCTCACATTATAATACTGGAAACACCAGATGTGATCACACGGCATTCTTCAGACTGCACGCTGTCTTCCATCTCATCTCTGCAAAAAGAGGAGACATTACAAAAGAACCCCTTCTATAAGCTCCGCTCACATGGATCCCAGTCCATTCTTAGTCAGGAAATCAGAGAAGTTCTACAGCGAGAGGAAGAGCTACGTAAACAAAGGTGCAACCTCCATGGAACTGCAACAGTACACGAAAGCAGTATGTCATCTTTAACAAATTTGCCACCAG
- the LOC137372722 gene encoding PALM2-AKAP2 fusion protein-like isoform X3, whose translation MVLCRNLVNPFVPSAFLGKVKKNGEELKENVIDMGDRYSPSVTMETSEDISACESTFVDKSITMETEVTENGTIHQGKVNGTAERKYSGFKDQKQILNTCTFIAENVKETSDRNHGGNINEMSQESQGEVFKMEGFNPTEQVPFAFEAVPPYEMPEVIYAIIHKDHFNDSSATVFGGAAANSVAATVVPEVNEKEMLKTYQSTNEAKNEAIAPVVTRPKKYSTANPSLIDLNEGILETFSEVRQNEENVENFSAIDLSKLTIESSTPLVISQNDKSLGLLATSLNGPIKSFLASNCNQIPNKSMMYQRESETIPSANQNEFLPSTTLLQYMGEFESAHTDKFKCIKKHSNANHHHRDLIQENGPDESLTSLSKKLMLEIMELQHRSIKSNPNQNEVKSQSSNTKPQSAEQIPEQKGQTKASGNENVDTEHMDFATARRQWLMLEKISRTHGPRSPVKQQKNKTVTKRIIKELLNDPSVTKLMKREASYPRSASFSEDKVQSNTSIGIKIDEMDSWRSLTNLNNKQDVLALQENDGTMGDLEQNLFLNRADFSVCSEGSDSGLDDSTCRSEGDNLTDAIFHNETSSSLSVMHGKPETPIEREIRLGVKREESLRKARGITKHACSEEYVEIKTRPLILQPVTSPSAKVKNNQFAEMQMQREILLERQREEDLVHKGKVKGTYDKSLISEIEERRKFFEQRYPFPLPPSSKMFIPHINTPAALLATSPIIKKCPSNNEINVHNVRLENGVLTSEEDKTGDPDAVLNLKCPPVETAHIIILETPDVITRHSSDCTLSSISSLQKEETLQKNPFYKLRSHGSQSILSQEIREVLQREEELRKQRCNLHGTATVHESSMSSLTNLPPGYISNENSSQDCPGSALGGSYMC comes from the coding sequence CCAAGTGCCTTCTTGGGCAAGGTGAAAAAGAatggagaggaactgaaagaaaacgTCATTGATATGGGAGATAGGTATTCACCATCTGTAACTATGGAAACCAGTGAGGACATTTCAGCATGTGAAAGTACTTTTGTGGACAAATCTATTACAATGGAAACAGAAGTAACAGAAAATGGCACTATTCATCAAGGAAAGGTAAATGGAACTGCTGAAAGAAAATACTCTGGGTTCAAGGACCAAAAGCAAATTTTGAATACTTGCACGTTTATAGCAGAAAATGTAAAAGAAACCAGTGATAGAAATCATGGtggcaatataaatgagatgagcCAGGAGTCTCAAGGTGAGGTTTTCAAAATGGAAGGCTTCAACCCCACAGAGCAAGTACCTTTTGCATTTGAAGCTGTGCCTCCATATGAAATGCCAGAAGTGATTTATGCCATTATTCACAAGGACCACTTCAACGATTCTTCAGCTACAGTATTTGGTGGAGCagctgcaaattcagttgcagcaACAGTTGTACCTGAGGTCAACGAGAAAGAAATGTTGAAGACCTACCAAAGTACAAATGAAGCTAAAAATGAAGCAATTGCTCCTGTAGTCACTAGACCAAAAAAGTATTCAACAGCAAATCCATCATTAATTGACCTAAATGAAGGAATACTAGAAACCTTTTCAGAAGTCAGACAAAATGAAGAAAATGTTGAAAATTTCTCAGCAATTGATTTAAGTAAGTTGACCATAGAAAGTTCAACTCCTTTAGTCATCTCCCAGAATGATAAAAGCTTGGGTCTATTGGCCACTAGTTTAAATGGACCAATAAAATCTTTCCTAGCCAGTAACTGTAATCAAATACCAAACAAAAGTATGATGTATCAAAGAGAGTCAGAAACCATTCCATCTGCTAATCAGAATGAATTTTTGCCCAGCACCACTCTATTGCAATATATGGGTGAATTCGAATCTGCCCATACAGATAAATTCAAATGCATCAAGAAGCATTCAAATGCAAATCATCATCATCGTGACTTAATTCAGGAAAATGGACCTGATGAAAGTTTGACTTCTCTAAGTAAGAAACTTATGCTAGAAATAATGGAACTGCAGCATAGGTCAATAAAAAGTAACCCTAACCAGAATGAAGTGAAAAGTCAATCCAGCAATACCAAACCCCAATCTGCTGAACAAATCCCAGAACAAAAAGGCCAGACTAAAGCATCAGGGAATGAAAATGTGGACACAGAACATATGGATTTTGCCACTGCCCGCAGACAGTGGTTGATGCTGGAAAAGATTAGCAGAACTCATGGTCCTAGATCACCAGTCAAGCAGCAGAAGAATAAAACGGTGACGAAACGCATTATTAAAGAATTATTAAATGACCCTTCTGTTACTAAACTGATGAAAAGGGAGGCAAGCTATCCacgttctgcatctttctctgaaGATAAAGTACAAAGCAACACATCAATAGGCATCAAAATTGATGAAATGGATTCCTGGAGAAGTTTAACAAATCTAAATAACAAACAGGATGTACTAGCATTACAAGAGAATGATGGCACAATGGGGGATTTGGAGCAGAATTTGTTCTTGAATAGAGCGGATTTTAGTGTTTGCTCAGAAGGGAGTGATTCTGGTCTAGATGACTCAACTTGTAGATCTGAAGGTGACAATTTAACTGACGCCATATTTCATAATGAAACTTCAAGTTCTCTGTCTGTGATGCATGGAAAACCCGAAACTCCCATTGAAAGAGAGATCCGTCTAGGTGTGAAACGAGAAGAAAGTCTAAGGAAGGCCAGAGGCATCACAAAACATGCTTGCTCTGAAGAATATGTAGAAATCAAAACTAGGCCACTTATTTTGCAGCCTGTAACCTCCCCTTCAGCAAAAGTTAAAAATAATCAATTTGCTGAGATGCAGATGCAGCGTGAAATTTTACTTGAGCGTCAACGGGAGGAGGACCTTGTCCATAAAGGAAAGGTCAAGGGAACATATGATAAAAGTCTAATTTCAGAGATTGAAGAGAGAAGGAAGTTCTTTGAACAACGGTATCCTTTCCCACTGCCACCATCCAGTAAAATGTTTATTCCCCATATTAATACACCTGCCGCTTTGTTGGCTACATCTCCAATAATAAAAAAGTGTCCCTCCAATAATGAAATAAATGTTcataatgttaggttggaaaatggTGTACTAACTTCAGAGGAAGACAAGACAGGCGATCCTGATGCTGTACTGAATCTTAAATGTCCACCTGTAGAAACTGCTCACATTATAATACTGGAAACACCAGATGTGATCACACGGCATTCTTCAGACTGCACGCTGTCTTCCATCTCATCTCTGCAAAAAGAGGAGACATTACAAAAGAACCCCTTCTATAAGCTCCGCTCACATGGATCCCAGTCCATTCTTAGTCAGGAAATCAGAGAAGTTCTACAGCGAGAGGAAGAGCTACGTAAACAAAGGTGCAACCTCCATGGAACTGCAACAGTACACGAAAGCAGTATGTCATCTTTAACAAATTTGCCACCAG